Proteins encoded together in one Lepisosteus oculatus isolate fLepOcu1 chromosome 2, fLepOcu1.hap2, whole genome shotgun sequence window:
- the npffr1l1 gene encoding neuropeptide FF receptor 1 like 1 — MNTTAETLQSNSTFLPYYLHSTAVAASYIVAYFLIFVLCMVGNGLVCFVVLQNHRMRTVTNLFILNLAISDLLVGIFCVPTTLVDNLITGWPFSQFMCTMSGLIQGMSVSASVFTLVAIALDRFFCIVYPFRQKMSMFKAVLAIAFIWMLAFAIMCPSATMLTVIHLKDTYVVQNNDTYPLLTCYEDWPYPEMRTVYTTILFVHIYLMPLGLISLMYGRIVVKLFSKLGPVGQRSRELQEERNSVSKKKVKIIKMLIIVTMLFMVSWLPLWTLMLLTDYRDLSEEQIDFLSSYIFPFAHWLAFFNSGVNPIIYGFFNENFKRGFQAAISFRFCSLENIHQEVYTQRTPWSSGFSLHNKVSNVESLESTVCKVTNRKGIPQGTPKGTQGINLEDISRITTRSGVCTAWEE; from the exons ATGAACACGACTGCAGAAACGCTACAGTCCAACAGCACCTTCCTGCCCTACTATCTCCATTCCACTGCTGTGGCAGCAAGCTACATTGTGGCCTACTTCCTCATTTTCGTGCTGTGCATGGTGGGAAATGGGCTGGTGTGCTTCGTGGTGCTCCAGAATCACAGGATGCGCACTGTCACCAACCTCTTCATTCTCAACCTGGCCATCAGTGACCTGCTGGTGGGCATATTCTGTGTGCCTACCACACTAGTGGACAATCTCATCACCG GTTGGCCCTTCAGTCAGTTCATGTGCACCATGAGTGGTCTGATCCAGGGAATGTCTGTCTCAGCTTCTGTCTTCACCCTGGTGGCCATTGCGCTGGACAG GTTCTTTTGTATAGTCTACCCCTTCCGACAGAAGATGAGCATGTTCAAAGCTGTTCTTGCTATTGCCTTCATCTGGATGCTGGCCTTTGCAATCATGTGCCCTTCAGCCACCATGCTGACTGTGATCCATCTGAAGGACACCTACGTGGTCCAAAATAATGACACCTACCCACTCCTCACGTGCTACGAAGACTGGCCTTATCCAGAGATGCGCACCGTCTACACCACCATTCTCTTTGTGCACATATACCTCATGCCTCTGGGTCTCATCAGCCTGATGTATGGGAGGATTGTGGTGAAGCTCTTCAGCAAGCTTGGGCCAGTGGGCCAGAGGTCCAGAGAGCTGCAAGAGGAGAGAAACTCTGTCTCCAAGAAAAAGGTGAAGATCATCAAGATGCTGATCATCGTGACCATGCTCTTCATGGTCTCTTGGCTTCCTCTTTGGACACTGATGCTTCTGACGGACTACAGAGACCTCAGCGAAGAGCAGATCGACTTTCTGAGCAGCTACATCTTCCCCTTCGCCCACTGGCTGGCCTTCTTTAACAGTGGTGTGAACCCCATCATTTACGGATTCTTCAATGAGAACTTCAAGAGGGGGTTCCAGGCTGCCATCTCCTTCCGATTCTGCTCCCTGGAAAACATCCATCAGGAGGTTTACACCCAAAGGACTCCCTGGTCCAGTGGTTTTTCCCTGCACAACAAGGTCTCCAATGTAGAGTCCTTAGAGTCTACTGTGTGCAAAGTCACCAACAGAAAAGGTATCCCACAAGGCACTCCCAAGGGAACCCAGGGAATAAACCTAGAGGACATTAGTAGAATCACCACTCGCAGTGGAGTCTGTACAGCCTGGGAGGAATGA